TTGAAACATAAATTTTCGTAGCCCCGTAGCCATTATGGGGATAGTTATCCCGGTCCCCTATTGCTTAATGGGCCTTTCGGTTCGATCTCCTGGCAATtaacacaatttatttgcactgAAACGGAGTCAATGGCCGCGCCATCAAATTTGATTGTCAAACTTTCGCTGACATTTACTCCGGGACTCGGCGGGCCTCATCAATCCCAATTTCTGTACGCTTTTCTGTCTCTgatgcaagaggagagatttcactttgttggcttttccttCCAGCATTTTCACGTTTTCCGTTTTGCGgtcaaattgcaaattgccaCGGCAATTGTCTTTGCCAACTGCAGCTCCAACTttaactccactccactccaatccaatcctatttctgtttgccttttgccttctTTCATGCATAATTTGATCGACAAATATATCCgagtggagctggagctggcgctggagTCTCAGACCGGGTCCCGTTGGCATCTTTAGGCTGATGCGATAATCAGCAAATGGCTGCAAAAAGAAATCATCAGAGACAGCGGTGTGGCGGGagcaaagatacagatacatttgccTATTGTCATGACGTGTGCTCAATTCAAATTGCATATATGCTAtagactcggactcggactcgtactcgtactcgtactcgtactcgaacGATTGTGTGTGCCACACAGCCGCCATACATATAATTGCCTTGATCATAAGCTCGGCGCATGCACAGAGCTCTACTTGGGATGATGGTTGAAGGCCAGCCAGGGGGTGGTGGCAGCGCACTGCCCGAGAGGGGGTGGCCAACCAGCTATCAACTGGGAGACTTAATGGGCTATGCAGCGATACTTAATGGCACAGaccccccatccccacccgTCCATTATATGGATGTCAGtcagcacacagcacagagcacagagcacagcacagTGCTTGTCAAACTGTCaggcacagcagagcagagcagtgctgcagcagcgggGAAAAGCAGCGCAAAACTCTGATTAATGCAATCAAAAGTAATTACAGCCTTTAGATAATTCGTATAAAAGGAAATTTCACTTTcgcatttcaattgaaatacagccgaaaaaaccacacaaaataTTCCAAcgaaaaacaattaaattattggttttcaaaaaaagaaaaatcattGAGGAAGAAGCCGCTTGTGGGATACTCTTTCAATATCGcaatttagaaaaaaatgtaGAAATGTAGAGGTAAAAGAGGGACATGGATCCATAGGGCATAACTAAAAGCGAAGACTAGGCTTTGGGCAGCTGAGTCGGTCCCCAGAATCCAAGAGCAAGAGTCGCTGGTGAGGCGCGCAAAAGACTTACTTTTCGAGGCGAAGAATCTAATAGTTAACAGGTGTCGGTTCCAAGATAAACAGCAAAAGATAATTGAAGTATCTTGGTACTTTATAGTCTGTCAAAACACAGGAAAATATCATTAAACCattctattatatttttaaagcaaAGAAAATGTTCTTTAATTTAAAAGGGACATTTAATAATCTATTAATAAAGGCTAGAAATGCTGTTGGCCTGCTTTTTCTATGCCCTCTACATAAAGACCAACCGTTTGGTACTACCTCCACGTTTTTTAGGGTATAAGAATagcaattaaatgaaattaagtATCCGCCCCATTGCACCGAGTGTGTGCCCACGCAAACAAGCTGCTTACTTAGCATGCAAGAGGTGGCGGGTGGGGAAGTGGGGTGGCCGATTACGTAATACGTTCAATTCTCATGCTTCCTACCTCTTTTCCTTCTCCGCTTTCAGCTTCAAAGCTAGAAGAGAACAGTAACAGAAACAGACGCAGCGAAAGCGAAGCAGCGTacaaagcaacaaacaaagaaacaagaaacaaaaaggaaTAAATAAAAGACTGAGCAACGTTCAAGCAAAATCCAAGGAACAACCACATTAGCAATCTCCCCCAGCACcaacactctctctctctctctctctatttctctctctctatctcttgaTAACTGTATAACTAAGCGCTACAACAAAGTAAGAAGATCTCAGAAAAAACCCGATAAGCAATACTATATAGAGAAGAGAGCGCCATCTAACGCCCAACAGCCGCAACCAGCAGCATTGTATAATGTTAAGCAGTCTCGCAACGTTTCTATTTGGAGCGCCAGCAACGTCCgagtccagcagcaacaacgaagTGAATCCCGCGCAGGCCAGCGATCCCTGTGATACCGCCATCGAACAGGCCCCATCCCCGGGAGATGTAATTGAGGTGACCTCATCGACGCCATCCGTAGCGGGCAACAGCAGTCGCGGCCCGGTGCGCGCCTCCCCCAACGGCAAGAGCCGTGGCAAGAATCGCCGTGGCAAGCAGAGATacaaccagcaacagcagcagcagcagcagcagcagaggaagcAGCAGACTGCGACGATAACGAAGCTACTAACACCCACTGGTGAGACCCCCATTGAGGAGGACTTTGACGAGGACGAATGGTATATTGTAGAGAAGGAGGGTAAGTCCTTAAACATCAACCAGCCGGGAGGAGCGATCTTCAATCTCGATATATATGTGCATTCcagacgaggaggacgactCTCTGCCACGCAGCGACTCCGAGGAGGAGCTCTCCGTTGTCGaggtccagcagcagccgaaggccgcaacctcctcctcctcctccggccATGGCCAGGCGGTATCGGGGTCATCGCGCCATCGGCGCCAGCACATCAATTCGCATTCCCTTTACAGCGGTCcgcggccgcagcagcagcgcaaccACTTGCAGCGGTCCCGCGTGGCCCGTCCGCTGAGCATCTCCACCCTGAGCCCGCCCAGAAGTGTGCCCCCCAGCAGCCTGGCGGACCTTGACAATGTCAGCCAGTCGCTGTACGTGGCCTCGCCAAGCGGCAGCGACCACGGCCAGGGTCAGGGCCAGGGTCAGGGTCAGGGTGCGAACGTGCTGATGGAGGAGTCCTGGTACGTAACACCGCCACCATGCTTCACCTCGATTGGGCCAATCAATATGGAAACTTCACCATTTGAGAATCTATTGATTGAGCATCCAAGGTTGGTGATCTTTATAGTACACATTTGTCCCTTCCCCCCCCCGCAATCCACACAAAAATCGCACGCAAATAGATTTTCCCGCCAAGGATCGACTGGATCGTTGATTTTACTAATTTTTCAATGCCCTTTTTTTGCCTTTGCAGCATGTCTGTTTATCGTAGTATTAGGTCCACCCAGGAGGGCACCGAAAGTTTTGTAAATCTTGATCTCGGGGTGGCAGCGGAGGCGCCACAATCGGAGCTGGCTCAGCAGGAGGCAGCCGAGCCGgagcaggcccaggcccaggccctcCACGAGCAGCGTCCGCATAGCGCTCGCTTCGATCGCCATGCGGCGGCCCAATTGAAGCAGGAGACTCTGGCACGCCAAAGCCAGAAGGTAATGCCCCCAGATTTCCTTACCATTTCTGTGGCAGCACATGCTAATGCACTCTCTTTCCTCCCccagagcaacaacaagaagcagcatcagcagctgtGCCGCAGCGCCATCAAGCGGTCCAACAAGGTGCGCGATTTCCAGGCCAAGTCCCATCGCCCACGCCGCTCGGAGATGCAGCACTGCAAGCTGGTCAGTGGCGCCAACAACAACCGCAAGTGCTGCTTCTAAGTGCGGCaacaccgccaccaccaccaccaccaccaacaaccccccctctctccactAACCcctggaggaggagcattACAATCATGGCAAAAGCAGCGCGAGGGCAAGCCGCGCTTCGATTTTAATTAGTATTTTAACttaaccccaaaaaaagaaaggaaaagaaaggaaaggaaacacCCAACAAATCTGCGAAAAGAAATTCGCcagaaaaatatcaaaatctAGCAGCTACAAaaacacatatatatatttaatgaattAAACTTAACAATTAAttgcataaaaaaacaaaacaaaaatttaactATCTGTGTAAATGCGTAGATTTAAACGTTCACAGTTTCaatttaaacaaacaaaaaaaaaacaacttaaAATCTAAACacgaaaaaataccaaaaacccaaaaaaaatgcaataaaaattttcaaaatgataatgcaaaaaaaaccacacacgaaaaaatgacaaaaaaaagatatgTATTAAATATGCAAGCAAAAAGAATTTTTTTGATATAGATTTAAtgtgcaacaaacaaaacaaaacaaaacaaaacaaaaaaaacacaaatattttatttatttaaacaaacaGCACACTGGATTGTtctatggtatattttgtaaaCCATTTTTTATGTTGATTTGATTGAGTAATTACCGAGTTGAAAGACTAgggatatttttttttattattattaattaatataaattatagtAGTGTGTgcatctatatatatgtatgtatattgtatgtgtAGATTGTATTAAAGCCCTGGCACCAGACCTAATACTGTGTCGTATGCCTGTTTATGTTCTGAAAAGCGCGCGCGTATGTATGGAAAAACATGTGTGGAAAATGGAcaaaaaaatgataaaaatatatatagaaaagaatgaaaaaattgcaataaaaaaacaaaaatgattaTGCTATAAAGTACTTGGCCTTTTATTTGTtggggaaaagaaaaaaaatctgttgaaaaaaatgttgaaaatcGGGAAAAATTATTGCAAAACAATTTCTGATGACTGCAATCGATTCGATGATCTTGAAGCCTACTCTGcatacactgagagaaaacaGGTATGGCAAGGTTTAAAGCAAAAGAAAgaccaaatattttcatattaatgtCAAAGTGTAAGGAAAAAGACTTTTCGAAGGCATAAACATTCCAATTTGAGGGCTTCTTTCTCTGGGCAAATGTTTGCTTAGCAATCTCCCCAAAGCCATAACCAAAACCCTATAAAATCCATTCGAAAGTGGGTCAGCAGTTGCGCCGATCTAAGGAGCAGTCGTCACAGTTGATGGACAAGGGCTGCGGTGCCCTTGCGCGGATGTCCATCACCAGAGCGTTGTCCAGGGTCAAGCTGGATAGAGCCTTTCACAACGAGAGCCTAAAGTGCCGACTAACTAATTAGTGATTAGTATTTTAAGGCAGACACGCTTGGCAAGCGGAGGCAATTAAACGCGCTTAACTTTACTTTACTTAACACAGACACAGCAGGCCAGCAAGACAGCAGTGCAGAGAGAAAGACACGGGCCAAATGTCTACAGTTAGGTGCCGTTGACCTTGGTTAAAGGTAAGGTAtcggtacgggtacgggtacgggtatggGTACGGGTATGGGGCTGGCTGGATTTGGTTATTCCTTCTTTTGCCAGCTGCTGTTTGCGACTTCCGCGATGCAAAACGAATCTAACGACGAATCACAGCGAAAGTAAATCAGAAAATGGTTAGATCACGGGACCGAGAGCCTGAGATTCTTTCACAACCCGCCTCTGAGAGGCGCAGAGCCCACAGAGAGAATGCGGTTGGCTGGCTCCACTTCTAGGCCctcggatggatggatggatggatgaatggatggctggctggataGAAGAGTGGATGGATGTGTGGCTGGGAAAAACTTTATAAAGATCCGCTGCAGCCGCGCTTGGCTTCACACCTGTTCGCGACGCGAAGAGCTGCAAACCATCGTCCAGCCAAGGCATTCGGAACTCTCTCGATACACGCCACACagatacgcacacacacacacacacacacatagacataGAGGGTGGCAGAGGCTCGACTATTATGTAAGATTAGGCAATCTGCAACACACATCTACATATCCAGCAACTCGTGTAGGCGGTCGGTGATTCTATTTGGCAAGTTGCACTTGAGTGATTTTTCGGGCTTCCAAAAAACGGAAAACCTAATACCGAAaaactggaaactggaaaccgaaaaccgaaaaccaacaaaacttTGAACAGACGTGCAACATGTAAAGCAAACCAGATAAACGCCACAAATGACGTAgacaagaaaaaccaaaacgaagaAAATCGCGCAATAGCCAACGACCATTATCGAAAGTGAaaccccccccgccccgccctccCGAAAAAGTCAAAAAGACAAAACGCCAACCGTTTTGTACCGCTTTGAGTCATTcggtggttttttttttgtttgtttgtttgttttttttttgtttttttttggcacggATCGTCAAGTTTTATGGCTAACGTCGCGAGGATTTGTTAACCCACGAAATGGGCCAAGTCATTCGGTGTCAGTTGGTCAAAGTGCGTGCCGCCGAGCTGTGAACCAGtgaaccagccagccagacagccagccagccagcagttGTGGGTGTAAAGAAGGAAAGCCGAGGCGTtggaaaagcaaagaaaacttGAGCAGGTCAGTGCTGGATCTCGACTGTGGCAACAGGAAACAAAGAGCTTTTATAAGAAATGTGAGTATGGTTAAGTTAAAGATGGGGTTACTATATGTTTGGGATTATTTACAAGTCTTTAAAtaataaacgattatacagggAGCATTTAGTTCACAAGAGCTAggaaatataatatttataatcttCACCCAGACAAAAGAACCCTGAGCCCTGAATAGTCATACTTAGACTTGAATATTAATGCCAATATATTTATTC
The sequence above is a segment of the Drosophila pseudoobscura strain MV-25-SWS-2005 chromosome X, UCI_Dpse_MV25, whole genome shotgun sequence genome. Coding sequences within it:
- the TP53INP gene encoding transcription activator MSS11 isoform X2, yielding MLSSLATFLFGAPATSESSSNNEVNPAQASDPCDTAIEQAPSPGDVIEVTSSTPSVAGNSSRGPVRASPNGKSRGKNRRGKQRYNQQQQQQQQQQRKQQTATITKLLTPTGETPIEEDFDEDEWYIVEKEDEEDDSLPRSDSEEELSVVEVQQQPKAATSSSSSGHGQAVSGSSRHRRQHINSHSLYSGPRPQQQRNHLQRSRVARPLSISTLSPPRSVPPSSLADLDNVSQSLYVASPSGSDHGQGQGQGQGQGANVLMEESCMSVYRSIRSTQEGTESFVNLDLGVAAEAPQSELAQQEAAEPEQAQAQALHEQRPHSARFDRHAAAQLKQETLARQSQKSNNKKQHQQLCRSAIKRSNKVRDFQAKSHRPRRSEMQHCKLVSGANNNRKCCF
- the TP53INP gene encoding ras guanine nucleotide exchange factor V isoform X1, which gives rise to MLSSLATFLFGAPATSESSSNNEVNPAQASDPCDTAIEQAPSPGDVIEVTSSTPSVAGNSSRGPVRASPNGKSRGKNRRGKQRYNQQQQQQQQQQRKQQTATITKLLTPTGETPIEEDFDEDEWYIVEKEDEEDDSLPRSDSEEELSVVEVQQQPKAATSSSSSGHGQAVSGSSRHRRQHINSHSLYSGPRPQQQRNHLQRSRVARPLSISTLSPPRSVPPSSLADLDNVSQSLYVASPSGSDHGQGQGQGQGQGANVLMEESWYVTPPPCFTSIGPINMETSPFENLLIEHPSMSVYRSIRSTQEGTESFVNLDLGVAAEAPQSELAQQEAAEPEQAQAQALHEQRPHSARFDRHAAAQLKQETLARQSQKSNNKKQHQQLCRSAIKRSNKVRDFQAKSHRPRRSEMQHCKLVSGANNNRKCCF